A single genomic interval of Pirellulales bacterium harbors:
- a CDS encoding SDR family oxidoreductase, with protein MQIDKDTVVVITGASGGVGRATARLFADRGVKIVLLARGKEGLDGAKRDVEHRGGKALAVVADVSKYDQVQAAAEAAEREFGPIDLWINNAMVSMYSPFMKMTPEEFRHIVEVTFLGNVYGTRCALERMMPRDRGVIIQVGSALAFRSIPLQSAYCASKHAIQGFTESIRSELIHEKSNVRVSVVNMPALNTTQFTWTKNKMPNKARPTGTIFQPEVAADAILFCAENDRREIMVGYTTVEATLGEKVIPGMLDHYLAKAAWDGAMLPEPADPNQPDNFWQPIPRDLGAHGQFDNVSRDFSIELWASKHRAGLLGGMLLAGAGLATYLFGKPSDQAAKQKQLAHAHTHNGGGR; from the coding sequence ATGCAAATCGACAAAGACACCGTCGTGGTGATCACCGGCGCATCGGGCGGCGTGGGCCGGGCGACGGCCCGGCTCTTCGCCGATCGCGGTGTGAAAATCGTGCTGCTCGCCCGCGGAAAGGAAGGCCTCGATGGCGCCAAGCGCGATGTCGAACACCGCGGCGGCAAAGCGCTCGCCGTCGTCGCCGACGTCAGCAAATACGATCAGGTTCAAGCCGCGGCCGAAGCGGCCGAGCGCGAGTTCGGGCCCATCGATCTGTGGATCAACAACGCCATGGTGTCGATGTACAGCCCGTTCATGAAGATGACTCCCGAGGAATTTCGCCATATCGTCGAAGTCACCTTTCTTGGCAACGTGTATGGCACGCGTTGCGCCCTGGAGCGGATGATGCCGCGCGATCGCGGCGTCATTATCCAAGTCGGCTCGGCGCTGGCATTCCGCTCGATTCCGCTGCAAAGCGCCTATTGCGCGAGCAAGCACGCGATCCAAGGCTTCACCGAATCGATCCGCAGCGAATTGATCCACGAGAAGAGCAATGTGCGCGTGTCGGTCGTGAATATGCCCGCCCTGAACACGACGCAGTTCACTTGGACGAAGAACAAGATGCCGAACAAGGCCCGGCCCACCGGCACGATCTTCCAGCCCGAGGTGGCCGCCGACGCGATTCTGTTTTGCGCCGAGAATGATCGCCGCGAGATCATGGTCGGTTACACCACCGTGGAAGCCACGCTCGGCGAAAAGGTGATCCCCGGCATGCTCGACCATTATCTGGCCAAAGCTGCCTGGGATGGCGCGATGCTGCCCGAACCGGCCGACCCGAATCAACCCGATAACTTCTGGCAGCCGATCCCACGCGATCTCGGGGCGCACGGACAGTTCGACAATGTGTCGCGCGACTTCAGCATCGAGCTTTGGGCCAGCAAGCATCGGGCCGGCCTGCTCGGCGGCATGCTTCTGGCCGGCGCCGGGCTGGCGACGTATTTGTTCGGCAAGCCGTCGGACCAGGCAGCTAAGCAGAAACAATTGGCCCACGCTCACACTCACAACGGAGGCGGCCGATGA
- a CDS encoding FAD-binding and (Fe-S)-binding domain-containing protein — translation MDRFERLKIDDSRTKIGASDAAALEAALRKEIDGEVRFDDGTRALYATDGSNYRQAPIGVTIPRHVQDVETIVRLAREHGAPVLSRGAGTSLAGQCCNVAVVIDFSKYMHHVVDIDAGRRLGRVQPGCVLDHFRETAKTQAGLFFGPDPATHSRCTIGGMLGNNSCGSHSLLSKKHGFGVRMSDNTHSLDILLYDGTRMHVGPTSPDELEAYLHAGGRQGEIYAALKRLVERYGDTIRQKFPKLERRVSGYNLDDLLPEKGFNVARALVGSESTLVTILEATLHLVPAPKERSVAMLGFKDLYTAAECGEEVLKFNPTACEGIDKLLFHYVKQKGDENASLAILPEGPAFLLVEFGGESKQDSDDQARRMMDHVRGLGDRAPVDMKLYDDPKQEEMIWKVREGGLGSTAWIPGQPDTWPGWEDSAVPVDVVPQYLRELRALFDKYDYHPALYGHIGQGCIHCRAQFDLYTAPGIEKYKRFMDEAVDLVVRFGGVASGEHGDGQARGQFLPRMFGDEIMQAFTEFKRIWDPANRMSTGKLINLEGPAYGITENMRVGPDYNPPEPKTHFSFSDDQHSFARAALRCVGVAACRREKGGTMCPSYMVTREEKHSTRGRARMLFEMMNGEIIKDGWKSEEVKDALDLCFSCKGCKGDCPVNVDIATYKAEFLSHYYEGRLRPRHAYAFGWIHIWSRLASVAPSLANLFTQLPGLSRVAKFMAGVHPKRKIPAFAPQTFKQWFRSHEAKHPDGPPVVVFADTFNDHFHPDVAIAATEVLEDAGFRVHVPMADVCCGRPLYDYGFLGMAKRWWIDMLEKLRPYYRAGVPLVVLEPSCWAAFKDELKDMLPHDEDAKRLRELTYTLADFLRQKAADYPIPPLPRKAIVHGHCHQKALDTLNDKEIGKLFAEKEVYDNMHLNYRLPETGCCGMAGAFGYEKENDHYEVGVAAGERMLLPEVRRAALDELIIADGFSCQEQIEQQTDRAALHIAQVLQMAVRGDEQVAGQRPEERMVGRRKRSQRAGMLHAAAAVGAGALAVGLSAWAIGRYCRRQADE, via the coding sequence GTGGATCGTTTTGAACGCCTGAAAATCGACGACTCGCGAACCAAAATCGGCGCCAGCGACGCAGCCGCACTGGAAGCCGCCTTGCGGAAGGAAATTGACGGCGAAGTGCGCTTCGACGATGGCACGCGCGCACTCTACGCGACCGACGGCTCGAATTATCGCCAGGCGCCGATCGGGGTGACGATTCCGCGGCACGTACAAGATGTCGAAACCATCGTGCGGCTGGCCCGCGAACACGGGGCGCCCGTTCTTTCGCGCGGCGCCGGCACCAGTCTCGCCGGGCAATGCTGCAATGTGGCCGTGGTGATCGATTTCTCGAAATACATGCACCACGTGGTCGATATCGATGCCGGCCGTCGCCTCGGCCGCGTGCAGCCCGGTTGCGTGCTCGATCATTTTCGCGAAACCGCGAAGACCCAGGCCGGCCTGTTCTTCGGCCCGGATCCTGCCACGCATAGCCGCTGCACGATCGGCGGCATGCTCGGCAACAATTCCTGCGGCAGCCATTCCCTGTTGAGCAAGAAGCACGGATTCGGCGTGCGGATGAGCGACAATACACATTCGCTCGACATCTTGCTCTACGACGGCACGCGGATGCATGTCGGCCCGACTTCGCCCGACGAGCTCGAAGCCTACCTTCATGCCGGCGGCCGGCAAGGCGAAATCTATGCCGCGCTCAAACGGCTCGTCGAGCGCTACGGCGACACGATTCGCCAAAAATTTCCCAAGCTCGAGCGCCGCGTGTCGGGCTACAACCTCGACGATCTGCTGCCGGAAAAGGGATTCAACGTCGCTCGGGCGCTGGTCGGCTCCGAATCCACGCTGGTGACAATCCTCGAAGCGACCCTGCACTTGGTTCCCGCGCCAAAGGAGCGCAGCGTCGCGATGCTCGGTTTCAAAGACCTCTACACCGCCGCCGAATGCGGCGAAGAGGTGCTGAAATTCAATCCCACCGCCTGCGAAGGAATCGACAAGCTCTTATTCCACTACGTGAAGCAGAAGGGCGATGAAAACGCCAGCCTGGCGATCTTGCCCGAGGGGCCGGCGTTTCTGCTGGTCGAATTCGGCGGCGAATCGAAACAGGATAGCGACGATCAGGCCCGCCGCATGATGGATCACGTGCGCGGCTTGGGCGATCGCGCTCCGGTCGATATGAAGCTCTACGACGACCCGAAGCAGGAAGAAATGATTTGGAAGGTGCGCGAGGGGGGCCTCGGCAGCACCGCCTGGATACCCGGCCAGCCCGACACCTGGCCCGGCTGGGAGGATTCCGCCGTGCCGGTCGACGTCGTGCCGCAATATCTCCGCGAGCTGCGAGCGCTGTTCGATAAATACGACTACCATCCTGCGCTCTACGGCCATATCGGCCAGGGCTGCATCCACTGTCGCGCGCAATTCGATCTCTACACCGCGCCCGGGATCGAAAAATACAAGCGGTTCATGGACGAAGCGGTCGATCTGGTCGTCCGCTTTGGCGGCGTCGCATCCGGCGAGCATGGCGATGGGCAAGCCCGCGGCCAATTCCTGCCGCGGATGTTCGGCGACGAAATCATGCAGGCCTTCACCGAGTTCAAACGCATCTGGGATCCGGCCAATCGCATGAGCACGGGCAAACTGATCAACCTCGAAGGCCCGGCCTATGGCATCACGGAAAATATGCGCGTCGGGCCCGACTACAACCCGCCCGAGCCGAAAACGCACTTCAGCTTCAGCGACGATCAACACAGCTTTGCCCGGGCGGCGCTGCGGTGCGTGGGTGTGGCCGCGTGCCGGCGTGAGAAGGGGGGCACGATGTGCCCGTCCTACATGGTCACTCGGGAAGAAAAGCATTCCACTCGCGGCCGGGCGCGAATGCTGTTTGAAATGATGAACGGCGAAATAATCAAGGACGGCTGGAAAAGCGAGGAAGTGAAAGACGCCCTCGATCTCTGCTTCTCCTGCAAAGGCTGCAAGGGAGATTGCCCCGTCAACGTCGACATCGCCACGTACAAGGCCGAATTCCTCAGCCACTACTACGAAGGCCGCCTCCGGCCACGCCACGCCTACGCCTTCGGTTGGATCCATATTTGGTCGCGATTGGCGTCGGTAGCTCCGTCGCTGGCAAATCTGTTTACGCAATTGCCCGGATTGAGCCGAGTGGCGAAATTCATGGCGGGCGTGCATCCGAAGCGCAAGATTCCCGCCTTCGCCCCGCAAACATTCAAGCAATGGTTCCGCTCGCACGAAGCCAAGCATCCCGATGGACCGCCGGTCGTCGTGTTTGCCGACACCTTCAACGATCATTTCCATCCCGACGTGGCGATTGCCGCGACGGAGGTTTTGGAAGATGCCGGCTTCCGGGTTCACGTTCCGATGGCGGATGTCTGTTGTGGCCGACCGCTCTACGACTATGGTTTTCTCGGCATGGCCAAGCGCTGGTGGATCGATATGCTCGAGAAATTGCGCCCCTACTATCGAGCCGGCGTGCCGCTGGTCGTGCTCGAGCCGAGTTGCTGGGCCGCTTTCAAAGACGAACTGAAAGACATGCTGCCGCACGATGAAGACGCCAAGCGGCTCCGCGAACTCACCTACACGTTGGCCGATTTCCTGCGCCAGAAAGCGGCCGACTATCCGATCCCGCCGCTGCCGCGCAAAGCGATCGTCCACGGCCATTGTCATCAAAAGGCCCTCGACACGCTGAACGACAAGGAGATTGGCAAGCTGTTTGCCGAAAAAGAAGTCTACGACAACATGCACCTCAACTATCGGCTGCCCGAAACCGGCTGCTGCGGCATGGCCGGCGCTTTCGGATACGAAAAGGAAAACGATCACTACGAAGTCGGCGTGGCGGCCGGCGAACGAATGCTGCTGCCGGAAGTTCGCCGCGCCGCGCTCGACGAACTGATTATCGCCGACGGCTTCAGTTGCCAGGAGCAGATCGAGCAGCAGACCGATCGGGCCGCGCTGCACATCGCGCAAGTGCTCCAGATGGCGGTCCGCGGCGACGAGCAGGTGGCAGGGCAGCGGCCCGAGGAACGAATGGTCGGCCGGCGAAAACGGTCGCAGCGGGCCGGAATGCTCCATGCCGCGGCGGCAGTCGGCGCGGGCGCGTTGGCCGTCGGTTTGAGTGCATGGGCGATAGGGCGATACTGCCGCCGTCAAGCCGACGAGTAA
- a CDS encoding peptidylprolyl isomerase: MLTAPTLASIPNQTLQAGLPLEIPINATSPSGYTLSYSVTSTNPSITADLQTGNPDLVLSVTHTASGQAGDTSFSGTIVIELFPSAAPNTVAQIENLVNSGAYNGIDFYRIVPGFVAQAGLDGATAPASADVKTLDDEFNSVLPVSDPSQPLEYTSEGVVGLARMTADDTGSTEFFITTTNTSSFLDLQYTVFGQVVSGMNILTDIGNVPNNASDKNLPYSPVTITKATISTDNNDFALGLSAPLGTTGTGSVTVTANDGHGGTTSQTFQVTVEAPQSDPGPILTSIPTQTTTVNTPLTFQLPAFDLEGDPITYYDQTGLSPFDLSPTQAINPNLNVSINSSTGKVTVTPTNGLVGVTPMFFGVASSETPDSAPNTEMVPLFIDPAAPTSVTLEAASDTGSSNSDDITSFNNSSAGKELQFLVTGVTLGDTVVLMDGGKQIGSAVATSSSVVVTTNGAVTLSNGPQQITAEQILENQSYTVGNDSGTTSLASTASTAFSVTVDNTTLPFISTPVTVAVAGHPYSYTAQVSDIVTAGITYAIVAGPTGLTINASTGAVSWTPTVSQLGVSAVEIRATDAAGNTSVQSFDITVSSGPPVAGVSSSEAANSSFQTGATIPILVTFGEAVNVTGTPKLTLNDGGVASYVSGSGTSTLTFDYTVATGQNTADLDYASTGALALNGGTIKDSSDINAVLTLPATGTDGLATRDIIIDTAAPTVTVTPLITNNTKPTLTGAVTDPTPSSKIASVKIVVDGQTITATVSGTTWSAAVPVAIPNGTYSVQATATDNAGNSASTTSPSGLTINTIAPTVSGISTTAAANSTFNVGQPVSIGIAFSEAVTVSGTPELNLNDTGVATYTSGNGTSTLTFTYTPAANQNTSDLNYSSTAALILNGGKIQDAAGNAAVLTLPATGTDALAAKDIKIVTPTAVVDLAVALTATSTSLPGGGIAYTVVVTNHGPSTAQSVSLTDTLPSTVSYGSQIETSGATFTLSHSGNSITDTIASLASGATASITIAADLPITAAAGSIGDTATVSSSTTESNSANNTATASTTVSTTGVMLTTDPNTPSETDLVVGGTSGADNVSFASAGAGKVTVTMDGKSYGTFAVTGRIVAYAGAGNDMIVVSSAITLPAFLYAGSGADELVGGGGNNVLIGGSGADTLIGGTGHNILIAGTGAAKLYSAPIGSVDSATGGSIMIAGTTTYDANDSALSAIMAEWGSTDSYATRIAKISNGSLAGGVALNTSTIVASKAVDELFASTGYDWFWTLSPLDQILNVSPQKKASLVTN, encoded by the coding sequence GTGCTGACCGCTCCGACGCTGGCATCGATTCCGAATCAGACGCTGCAGGCCGGCCTGCCGCTTGAGATTCCGATCAACGCCACCAGCCCGAGCGGATATACGCTCAGCTACTCCGTCACCAGCACGAATCCATCCATCACGGCCGATCTGCAGACCGGTAATCCCGATCTGGTGCTCAGCGTCACCCATACCGCGAGCGGCCAGGCGGGCGATACGTCGTTCTCCGGCACGATCGTGATCGAGCTATTTCCCAGCGCGGCCCCGAACACCGTCGCGCAGATCGAAAATCTGGTGAACTCCGGCGCTTACAACGGCATCGATTTCTACCGCATCGTGCCCGGGTTCGTCGCTCAGGCTGGTTTGGACGGCGCCACGGCCCCGGCCAGCGCCGACGTGAAAACGCTCGACGACGAATTCAATTCGGTGCTTCCCGTCTCGGATCCAAGCCAGCCGCTGGAATACACCAGCGAAGGGGTGGTGGGCCTCGCGCGCATGACGGCCGACGACACGGGCAGCACGGAGTTCTTCATCACCACGACAAACACGTCGTCGTTCCTCGATCTGCAATACACGGTTTTCGGCCAGGTCGTTTCGGGGATGAATATCCTCACCGACATCGGCAACGTGCCCAATAATGCCTCCGACAAAAATTTGCCCTACAGCCCGGTGACGATCACCAAAGCCACGATCAGCACCGACAACAACGATTTCGCCCTCGGCCTTTCGGCGCCGCTCGGGACGACCGGCACCGGCTCCGTGACCGTAACGGCCAACGACGGCCATGGCGGCACGACCTCGCAAACGTTTCAGGTGACGGTCGAAGCGCCGCAAAGCGATCCCGGCCCGATTTTGACCAGCATCCCCACGCAAACGACGACCGTAAACACTCCGCTCACCTTCCAATTGCCGGCCTTCGATCTCGAAGGCGACCCGATCACCTACTACGATCAAACCGGTTTGTCGCCGTTCGACCTTAGCCCGACGCAGGCGATCAACCCGAATCTGAATGTCAGCATCAATTCGTCGACGGGGAAAGTGACGGTCACGCCGACCAACGGCTTGGTCGGCGTCACGCCAATGTTTTTCGGCGTCGCCAGTTCGGAAACTCCTGATTCGGCGCCGAACACGGAAATGGTGCCGCTGTTTATCGACCCAGCCGCCCCCACCAGCGTCACTCTCGAAGCCGCCTCCGACACGGGCTCGAGCAATAGCGACGACATCACTTCGTTCAACAACTCGAGCGCGGGCAAAGAACTCCAGTTCTTGGTCACCGGCGTCACCTTGGGCGACACCGTCGTTCTCATGGATGGCGGCAAACAAATCGGCAGCGCCGTCGCCACGTCGTCGAGCGTCGTCGTCACCACGAACGGCGCCGTCACACTTTCCAATGGTCCGCAGCAAATCACCGCCGAACAGATTCTGGAAAACCAGTCGTATACCGTGGGCAACGATTCCGGCACCACGTCGCTCGCCAGCACCGCCTCGACGGCCTTCAGCGTGACGGTCGATAACACGACCCTGCCGTTCATATCCACTCCGGTCACCGTGGCCGTGGCCGGCCATCCCTATAGCTACACCGCCCAGGTGAGCGACATCGTGACGGCCGGCATCACGTATGCCATCGTCGCGGGTCCGACCGGGCTAACGATCAATGCTTCGACGGGCGCGGTTAGTTGGACGCCGACGGTCTCGCAGCTTGGCGTCAGCGCTGTGGAAATCCGTGCCACCGATGCCGCGGGCAATACGTCGGTCCAATCGTTCGATATCACGGTTTCTTCCGGGCCGCCGGTTGCCGGCGTTTCGAGCTCCGAAGCCGCGAATTCGTCGTTCCAAACCGGCGCCACGATCCCGATCCTTGTCACGTTTGGCGAAGCCGTGAATGTCACCGGCACGCCCAAGCTCACGCTTAACGACGGCGGGGTGGCGAGCTACGTGAGCGGTAGCGGAACCAGCACGCTCACCTTCGACTACACGGTTGCCACGGGGCAAAACACTGCCGACCTCGACTACGCCTCCACGGGAGCCTTGGCCCTCAATGGCGGAACGATCAAAGATTCGAGCGACATCAACGCCGTGCTCACGCTGCCAGCGACCGGCACCGACGGCTTGGCCACGCGCGACATCATCATCGATACCGCGGCCCCCACGGTCACGGTCACTCCGCTCATCACCAACAACACCAAGCCGACGCTCACCGGCGCCGTCACCGATCCGACGCCGAGCAGTAAGATCGCCAGCGTGAAGATCGTCGTCGACGGCCAGACGATCACGGCCACCGTCAGCGGCACCACTTGGAGCGCCGCCGTGCCCGTCGCCATCCCCAACGGCACCTATAGTGTCCAGGCGACCGCGACCGACAATGCCGGCAATAGCGCCAGCACCACCAGCCCCAGCGGACTGACGATCAACACCATTGCTCCGACCGTCAGCGGAATTTCCACCACCGCCGCCGCGAATTCGACGTTCAATGTCGGCCAGCCCGTTTCGATCGGCATCGCATTCAGCGAGGCGGTGACCGTCAGTGGCACTCCCGAGTTGAACTTGAACGACACCGGCGTGGCCACCTATACCAGCGGCAACGGCACCTCGACGTTGACATTCACCTACACGCCGGCCGCGAACCAAAACACGTCCGACCTCAATTATTCGTCGACCGCGGCTTTGATTCTCAACGGCGGCAAGATCCAAGACGCCGCGGGCAATGCCGCCGTGCTGACGCTTCCCGCCACCGGCACCGACGCGCTGGCGGCCAAGGACATTAAGATCGTCACCCCCACGGCCGTCGTCGACTTGGCCGTCGCGCTCACCGCAACTTCGACATCGCTTCCGGGCGGCGGCATCGCCTACACGGTAGTCGTAACGAATCATGGCCCGAGCACCGCCCAAAGCGTTTCGCTGACCGACACGCTGCCGTCCACGGTCAGCTATGGTTCGCAGATCGAAACCAGTGGCGCGACCTTCACGCTCAGCCATAGCGGAAATTCGATTACCGACACGATCGCCAGCCTCGCCTCGGGTGCGACCGCTTCGATCACGATCGCAGCCGATTTGCCGATCACGGCTGCCGCCGGCTCGATCGGCGACACCGCCACCGTCAGCAGCTCGACGACCGAATCGAATTCGGCAAACAACACGGCCACCGCCAGCACGACCGTTTCCACCACGGGCGTTATGCTCACGACCGATCCCAACACGCCGAGCGAAACGGATTTGGTCGTCGGCGGCACCTCGGGGGCAGACAACGTCAGCTTCGCTTCCGCCGGCGCGGGAAAAGTCACCGTCACGATGGACGGCAAGTCGTATGGCACCTTTGCAGTCACTGGACGAATCGTCGCCTATGCCGGGGCGGGCAACGACATGATCGTCGTCAGCTCCGCAATTACGCTACCGGCGTTTCTCTATGCCGGATCCGGCGCCGATGAATTGGTCGGCGGCGGCGGCAACAATGTCCTGATCGGCGGCAGCGGGGCCGACACGCTGATCGGCGGCACCGGCCACAATATCCTCATCGCCGGCACGGGAGCCGCGAAACTCTATTCCGCTCCGATTGGCTCCGTCGATAGCGCAACGGGCGGGTCGATCATGATCGCCGGCACGACCACCTACGACGCCAACGACAGCGCCCTATCGGCCATCATGGCCGAGTGGGGCTCGACCGACAGCTACGCCACGCGGATCGCAAAGATCAGCAACGGCAGCCTCGCCGGCGGCGTGGCACTCAACACGTCGACCATCGTTGCCAGCAAGGCCGTCGACGAACTGTTCGCCTCGACGGGCTACGACTGGTTCTGGACGCTCAGTCCGCTCGACCAGATTCTCAACGTCAGCCCGCAAAAGAAAGCCTCGCTGGTTACCAACTAG
- a CDS encoding sigma-54 dependent transcriptional regulator has protein sequence MATVLVIDDDRSIPRLVEGALRDSEINVIPAVTAAEGIALIETQDPDVIVLDVMLPDMDGLAAFHEIHKRAPKVPVIFITAGGASDTAIEAMKLGATDYLVKPLELAKVQDMIRQALEIRRWMNVPVKLMESAADEGPGDNLVGVSPQMQEVYKAIGRVAPQDVTVLIVGESGSGKELVARAIYHHSRRADKRFLAVNCAALTETLLESELFGHERGSFTGANTQRIGKFEQCSGGTLFLDEVGDMTLSLQSKVLRVLQEQRFERVGGTETVHTDVRIITATNRNLEKMVADGEFREDLYYRLNGFTIKLPPLRDRKTDLVILLERFLGRFRQELRKDVQGISPDALQLLSHYRWPGNVRQLQNVLRHAMLHATGPVLISEFFPQEIRSEAAAGAANGTGAEGQEGGGPFSARDLQAFVEERLKADSTNLYAESLEMMERHLLSTIMQATKGNLSKAAAILGITRGSVRNKLKTLGISIERQIQLNDDAESAMPGDLA, from the coding sequence ATGGCGACAGTGCTTGTTATCGACGACGATCGTTCGATACCTCGCTTGGTCGAGGGAGCTCTGCGCGATTCGGAGATCAATGTAATTCCGGCCGTTACAGCCGCGGAGGGCATTGCGCTCATCGAAACGCAAGACCCCGACGTCATCGTGTTGGACGTGATGCTTCCGGATATGGACGGCTTGGCGGCATTTCACGAGATCCACAAGCGGGCCCCGAAGGTGCCAGTGATTTTCATCACGGCCGGCGGCGCGAGCGACACGGCAATCGAAGCGATGAAACTCGGCGCCACCGACTACCTCGTCAAGCCGCTGGAGCTTGCGAAGGTGCAAGACATGATCCGGCAGGCGCTCGAGATTCGCCGCTGGATGAATGTCCCCGTAAAACTGATGGAGAGCGCCGCCGACGAAGGGCCGGGCGACAACCTCGTGGGCGTCAGCCCGCAAATGCAGGAAGTCTATAAGGCGATCGGGCGCGTCGCGCCGCAGGACGTCACCGTGTTGATCGTCGGCGAAAGCGGCTCGGGCAAGGAGCTTGTGGCCCGCGCGATTTACCATCATAGCCGGCGTGCCGACAAGCGATTTTTGGCCGTCAATTGCGCCGCGCTCACTGAAACGTTGCTGGAAAGTGAATTGTTCGGCCACGAGCGAGGATCGTTCACCGGCGCGAATACGCAGCGCATCGGAAAATTCGAGCAGTGCAGCGGGGGGACGCTCTTTCTCGATGAAGTCGGCGATATGACCCTTTCCCTGCAGAGCAAGGTTTTGCGTGTGTTGCAAGAACAGCGCTTCGAGCGTGTCGGAGGCACCGAAACTGTTCACACCGACGTGCGTATCATCACTGCCACCAACCGCAATCTGGAAAAAATGGTCGCCGACGGCGAATTCCGTGAAGACCTGTACTATCGGCTCAACGGATTTACGATCAAGCTGCCTCCGCTGCGCGACCGCAAAACCGATCTGGTGATTTTGCTCGAACGATTCTTGGGCCGCTTCCGCCAAGAGCTTCGCAAAGACGTGCAAGGCATTTCGCCCGATGCCCTCCAGTTGCTCTCCCATTACCGCTGGCCAGGAAATGTCCGGCAACTGCAAAATGTCTTGCGCCACGCCATGCTGCACGCCACGGGACCAGTCTTGATCTCGGAATTTTTCCCCCAAGAGATACGTTCCGAGGCGGCCGCCGGCGCGGCCAACGGAACCGGAGCCGAAGGGCAAGAGGGGGGCGGCCCGTTTTCGGCTCGCGATCTACAGGCGTTTGTCGAAGAGCGACTGAAGGCAGACTCCACCAATCTCTACGCCGAATCGTTGGAAATGATGGAACGCCATTTACTTTCGACCATCATGCAAGCGACCAAGGGAAACCTTTCCAAGGCCGCCGCAATCTTGGGCATCACCCGCGGAAGCGTTCGCAACAAGCTAAAAACGCTCGGCATTTCCATCGAACGGCAGATCCAACTCAACGACGACGCGGAGTCGGCCATGCCAGGCGATCTGGCGTAA
- a CDS encoding DUF883 C-terminal domain-containing protein gives MSSPNLSDSARRTAHDVRNQAEDLKSTAQQNAGAVMHSAQQFGADVKHAVQDQLGNLQDTASEYMEQGKSVACDMRHSLEDRIRQQPLNSMLVVAGIGFALGFLFTRR, from the coding sequence ATGTCCAGTCCCAATCTTAGCGATAGCGCCCGCCGGACCGCCCACGACGTGCGAAATCAAGCCGAAGACCTGAAATCAACTGCGCAGCAAAATGCGGGCGCCGTCATGCACTCGGCCCAGCAGTTTGGCGCGGATGTCAAACATGCCGTGCAAGATCAACTTGGCAACCTGCAGGACACCGCTTCGGAATACATGGAGCAGGGAAAATCGGTGGCTTGCGACATGCGCCACTCCCTCGAGGATCGCATCCGCCAGCAGCCATTGAATTCGATGTTGGTCGTCGCGGGCATTGGCTTCGCGCTTGGTTTCTTGTTCACCCGGCGTTAA